A portion of the Scleropages formosus chromosome 13, fSclFor1.1, whole genome shotgun sequence genome contains these proteins:
- the LOC108925391 gene encoding protein RD3: MFPWSAVFSAEPKVPGQRSPEELVTNTLMLELGALVKRTERIRQERALEVRRRRGSAVDYSWLAEPAPKLAYELSPDEVLELQELCGKIPPSQCGPVIQKFRKLVTEFEPDVHEVPRLFRSVLRDSLVEDEDLSDAEDKAQANLWAKQRSKSLSFVSFRSRFRINPFKGGALGGSRGNLPEAVTWTEEEEPEGVPAGLVAGSRRGRSRSMPEISPLEERAQS, translated from the exons ATGTTCCCTTGGTCTGCCGTGTTCTCCGCTGAGCCTAAAGTGCCGGGTCAGCGCAGCCCCGAGGAGTTGGTCACCAACACTCTCATGCTGGAGCTGGGGGCCCTGGTGAAGCGTACGGAACGGATCCGCCAGGAGAGGGCGTTGGAGGTGCGCCGGCGCCGCGGCTCAGCTGTGGACTACAGCTGGCTGGCAGAACCGGCCCCGAAGCTGGCCTACGAGCTGTCCCCCGACGAGGTCCTGGAGCTGCAGGAACTCTGCGGCAAGATCCCGCCTTCCCAGTGCGGACCCGTCATCCAGAA GTTCAGGAAATTAGTGACAGAGTTTGAGCCTGATGTCCACGAGGTGCCCCGTCTGTTCCGCTCGGTGCTGCGTGATAGCCTCGTGGAGGACGAAGACCTGAGCGATGCTGAGGACAAGGCGCAAGCAAACCTCTGGGCCAAGCAGCGCAGCAAGAGCCTCTCCTTCGTCTCTTTCCGCTCTAGGTTCCGCATCAATCCCTTCAAGGGCGGAGCCCTAGGGGGTTCACGCGGGAACCTCCCAGAAGCGGTCACCtggacggaggaggaggagccggaAGGGGTACCAGCAGGATTGGTCGCAGGATCGAGGAGAGGGAGAAGTAGGAGCATGCCAGAGATTAGCCCACTGGAGGAGAGAGCTCAGAGCTGA
- the stx5a gene encoding syntaxin-5a has translation MSTRRRHGQRNSEEGVYLGPSQTQPLNIPNGTTETLPDTSDMSCRDRTQEFLSACKSLQGRQNGIQTNKPAHSVLKQRSDFTVMAKRIGKDLSNTFAKLEKLTILAKRKSLFDDKAVEIEELTYIIKQDINSLNKQIAQLQELVRSRGSQSGRHVQTHSNTIVVSLQSKLASMSNDFKSVLEVRTENLKQQRSRREQFSQAPIPSSSLHATNFKSSVLMQDESRRSNDVSIEMDSRASQQLQLIDEQDSYIQSRADTMQNIESTIVELGSIFQQLAHMVKEQEEMVQRIDANVEDTQLNVEAAHAEILKYFQSVSSNRWLLIKIFLILIVFFIVFVVFLA, from the exons ATGTCCACGCGTCGCCGCCACGGTCAGAGAAACAGTGAGGAAGGGGTATACCTTGGCCCCTCACAAACCCAGCCACTAAACATACCTAACGGAACCACCGAAACACTGCCTGACACCAGCGACATGTCCTGCCGGGATCGCACTCAGGAGTTTCTGTCCGCCTGCAAGTCATTGCAGGGTCGGCAG AATGGGATCCAGACAAACAAGCCAGCTCACAGTGTCTTGAAACAGCGAAGTGACTTCACAGTTATGGCAAA GAGAATCGGGAAAGATTTAAGTAACACTTTTGCCAAACTGGAAAAGCTAACAATAC TTGCCAAAAGGAAATCTTTGTTTGATGACAAAGCCGTAGAGATTGAAGAGTTAACATATATCATTAAACAG gacatcaaCAGCCTGAACAAGCAGATTGCTCAGTTGCAGGAGCTGGTGCGCTCCCGGGGGAGCCAGAGTGGGAGGCACGTCCAGACACATTCCAACACCATCGTGGTCTCGCTGCAG TCAAAGCTGGCATCGATGTCAAATGACTTCAAGTCAGTGTTAGAAGTCAGAACAGAG AACCTGAAACAGCAACGAAGTCGAAGGGAGCAGTTCTCCCAGGCTCCCATCCCCTCCTCATCTTTACATGCCACTAACTTCA AGAGCTCAGTGCTGATGCAAGACGAGTCACGGCGGTCCAATGATGTCTCTATAGAGATGGACTCCCGAGCCAGTCAGCAGCTGCAACTCATAGATGAACAG GACTCTTACATTCAGAGTAGGGCTGACACCATGCAGAACATTGAGTCTACCATTGTGGAACTGGGCTCCATCTTTCAGCAGTTGGCCCACATGGtaaaggagcaggaggagatggTGCAGAG GATTGATGCCAATGTGGAGGACACTCAGCTGAATGTGGAGGCTGCGCATGCAGAGATCCTCAAGTACTTCCAGTCAGTGTCCTCCAACCGCTGGCTGCTGATCAAGATATTCCTCATCTTGATCGTGTTCTTCATTGTCTTTGTCGTCTTCCTCGCCTGA